In the Thermoleophilaceae bacterium genome, CGCGCCGAACGTGGCGGTGCCGAGCGAGCCGCCGACGAGGCGAAACAACGTCGCGCCGGAGGTGGCAACGCCGAGGTCGGCGTAGTCGACCGCGTTCTGCACGGAGAGCACCAGCACCTGCATCACGAGCCCGAGCCCGAGGCCGAGCACGAAGAGCCGGAGCGACGCGCTCACGGTCGAGGTGGTTGCTCCCATGCCCGCGAGCAGGACGAAGCCGACCACGATCAGAGCCGTGCCGGCGATCGGGAACGGCTTGTAGCGCCCGATGCGGCTGATCACCTGGCCGGAGCCCACCGAGGTACCCACCACCCCCACCATCATCGGGATCAGCCGGAGCCCGGAGCTGGTGGGGCTCGCTCCGGACACCGTCTGGAAGAAGAGCGGCATGAACGTGACCGCGCCGAACAGCGAGAAGCCCACAATCAGCCCCGTGGCGCCCGAGATGGTGAAGACCTTGTTGCGGAACAGCCGCAGCGGCAGCACCGGCTCGGCGGCTCCCCGCTCCACCATCACGAAGAGCGCGAGCAGAACCGGCGCGGCCAGCGCGGTGATGATGAGCGGCGCCGAGTTCCACGCCCACGTGTTGCCGCCGAGGCTCGTGGCGAGCACGATGCAGCTCAGTGCCGCGGCGAGCAGCCCGGCGCCGAGATAATCGATCTGCGGCTCCCTTCGCGCGCCCTGTGCCGGCAGCACCACCGCGAGCACCGCCATCGCCACCAGCCCGAGCGGCAGGTTGATGTAGAAGATCCAGCGCCACGAGAGGTTGTCCACGAAGAAGCCGCCGAGGAGCGGCCCCGCCACGCTCGCGAACCCGAACACCGCGCCGAAGATGCCCTGGTACTTGCCCCGCTCGCGCGGGGACACAACGTCGCCCACCACCGCCTGGGTGAGCACGATCAGCCCGCCGCCGCCGAGGCCCTGAACCGCCCGGAACGCGATCAGCTCGGTCATCGACTGCGCGGCTCCGCACAGGGCGGAGCCGGCGAGGAAGAGCACGATCGCGGTCTGGAGCACGATCTTGCGGCCGTAGAGGTCGCCGAGCTTTCCGTACAGCGGGGTAACCGCCGTCTGCGCGAGCAGGTAGGCGCTCACCACCCACGAGAGGTGCGCGAGCCCGCCGAGGTCGCCGACGATCGTGGGGAGCGCGGTGGCGACGATCGTCTGATCGAGTGCCGCCAGCAGCATCACGAGCGTGAGCCCGCCGAAGATCACGAGCACGTTGTGCCGCTGGTCCGCGCGCGGGATGGGCTCGGCTGCTGCCGTCAAGGAGAAGCGCTCCTTCCGCAAGTATGGAGTCTCCTCGTGGCCCAGCACCCGCGCGGTGCGAACGGCAGCAATCACGGGTTGGGATAGCTCGGTCGTTGTTTCGCCGTGCGTGGAGGGGAGTACGATCGGCCTCGTGGCGAGCGGCGGCATCGGTGACCGGATCGAGGCGCTCGTCGAGGAGGAGCAGCGCCTGTGGGCCGACTCCGCTCATCTCGACGAGGCGGGTCACGCGCGGCTGCGCGAGATCCGTGAAGAGCTCGACCAGTGCTGGAACCTGCTGCGCCGCCGGCGGGCCGACCCAGATGCGCCCGTCCGGCCGCCGCACGTGCCGGATCCGGCGAACGATCTCGACGGGCCCGAGCCCGAGCCGCCGCACCTCGAGCATGGAGTGCACGGCGAGGACGAGCCCGCGCCGGACCCGGATGTGCCGCGCGATATCCCCTGACGGACGCTAGGCCGTGGGCGGGGCGTACACCGCTGACTGCGTCTTCCGCAACGCCTCGATTCCCTCCTCGACACTCATGAGCGGGATCGTCTCGATCGTGCTGAGCGCACCGCTCTGCGCGACCGTCGCGGACAGCGCCATGGCAGTGGAATTATCGGGCGCCTCCATCAGGAAGTAGCCGTCGAATTCGCCGAACGCGTACCAGAAGCCGTGAAGCGTGCCGCCGACGGACTCGACGGCCGCGCCGGCCGCTCGCGCACGATCGTGCGGGTTCTCCACGAGCGCCTTGATCGCGTCGGGCGTGTAGCGGAAGCGACCTAGATACATCGGCATAGCCGACCTCCTACGGGTGATGAGCCAGTTGGCGCGATCCTCCATCAGCGGCGTGCGCGATGCAAGGTCAACCCGCTGGCTGGGGTGGAAGAGCGTGACGCTAAGCAGCCGCCGCCTCGCGCTCCACCCCCGCGCGCCCGATGTCCGTCGCGTCGCGGCCCACCACCACGCGATGCACCTGGCGGACGAGCGGCAGCCCGAGCGCAGTGACGAGTGGCCGGGCCGCGGCGATGGCCGCTGCGTCGATCGCCGGCGAGCGATCGATCCCAGCGAGTCGCCGCAGGTCGCGCGGCACCAGGGCGAGCGCGCCGCTCGAGAGTGTCCGCATCGGGAGCTGGAACGGCAGCAGCTCGCGTGAGCCGAGCGGCGGGCGGAGCACGAAGTGGATCGCGTCACGCGCGGCGGGCGACATCCGCAGCTCGGGCCGCACGCGGGCGAAGTACTCACGTACCTCGGCAAGCGAGGCGGGCACGAGCGCGGCGGGCGTGCCGAGCAGCTCGGCCACCCGGACGTTCTCCGCGAAGTAGGCGTCGGCCTCCTCGTCGCTGATCGGTCCGGCGAACGCGCGGTACGCGGCGAGGAACGAATGCATCTCAACGGTGTGGACCCAGACCTGGGTGTGCGGGTCGTCGGCGCTGTACTCGCGGCCGGTCACCGGGTCGACGCCGCGAACGTGCTTGTGGATGCGGCGCACCCTGTCGGCTGCCTCGCGTGCCTGCGCGGTCGTGCCGAATGTCGTGGCCGCGACGTAGGCGGCGGTGCCCTGCAGCCGCTTGAGTGGCCGGCTGCGGTAATCGCTGAAGTCGGCCACGCCCGCCATCGCCAGCGGATGGAGGGACTGGATGATCAGCGAACGCAGTCCGCCCACAAGCGAAGACTGGTGGCCAACCACCCGCCAGGTGACCGAATCCGGCCTGAAAAGACCCACTTCCCTCACCGCAGCCACCATTTTGGCACAGTGCCAATTTGATTGCTAGAGTCCCTGCGGATGCCGACGGGGGCGCAGCAGCGGCGCACTTACCTGGATGCAGAAGAGCGCCGCGCGCAGATCCTTCGAGTGGCGGCGAGGCTCTTCTCCGAGCGCAACTACGACGCCGTCTCCACCGTGGAGGTGGCGCGGGAGGCGGGCATCGCGCGCGGCCTCGTGAACCACTACTTCCGCACCAAGCGCGATCTCTACGTGGAGGTGGTGCGCTCGATGCTCGAGGTGCCGGATGACCTCTTCCCGCCCGGCGCCGGCGCGGACCAGAGCGAGCGCCTGGCGGTGCTCTCCGACGCCGTGGACCGCTGGCTGCGAACCGTCAAGGCCAACCGCGGCACATGGCTTGCGAGCATCGGCGCGCAGGGCTTCGGGCGCGACCCCGAGGTGGAGGCTGCGCTCGAGGACGCCCGCCGCCGCATCGTCGACCAGCTGATCGCCCTCGCATGGGGCCCGCCGGCCGAGGCCACTCCGCGGGTGCGCGCGCTGATGCGCGGCTATGAGGGATTCGCACAGGCGATCACCGCCGACTGGCTGCAGAACGGCCGCCTGCCGCGGCGCGATGTGCACCAGCTCCTGGTCCAGGGGCTCGTCGCGCTCGTGGACGAAGCACTTCCGAAGATCGAACAGCAAACGACAGGAGTCACAACACCATGAGCAGCACCGACGCCCTGATCTTCGACGCGGTCCGCACACCGCGCGGGAAGGGCAAGCACAACGGCTCGTTGCACTCCGTGAAGCCGGTCGACCTCGTGGTCGGCCTCATGCACGAGCTCCTCTCCAGGCACGTCCGGCTCGATCCGAACCGGATCGACGACGTCGTGCTCGGCTGCGTCTCGCCGGTGGGCGACCAGGGCGCGGACATCGCCAAGACCGCCGCCATCAAGGCGGGCCTGCCGGACACCGTGGCGGGCGTTCAGCTCAACCGCTTCTGCGCCTCCGGCCTCGAGGCCGTGAACATCAGCGCGCAGAAGGTCGCGTCCGGCTGGGAGGACCTCGTACTCGCCGGCGGCGTCGAATCGATGTCGCGCGTGCCGATGGGCTCGGACGGCGGCGCCTGGGCGATGGACCCCGAGACCAACTACGACACGAGCTTCGTGCCGCAGGGCATCAGCGCCGACCTCATCGCGACAGTTGAGGGCTTCAGCCGCGACGACGTTGACGAGTACGCCGCGCGCTCGCAGGAGCGGGCCGCCGCCGCGCGCGAGGAGGGCCGCTTCTCGCAGTCGGTGGTGCCGGTGCTCGACTTGAACGAGCAGGTGGTGCTCGACCACGACGAGTTCATCCGCCCGGGCACGACCGTTGAGACGCTCGCAGGGCTCAAGCCGTCGTTCGAGGCGATGGGCGAGATGGGCGGCTTCGACGCCGTGGCGCTCCAGAAGTACCACTGGGTCGAGAAGATCAACCACGTCCACACGCCGGGCAACTCGTCCGGGGTCGTGGATGGGGCGTCGCTCGTGATCGTCGGCAACGAGAAGACGGGCGACGAGCTCGGCCTCACGCCGCGCGCGAAGATCCTCGCCACCGCGGTCTCTGGCGCCGACCCGACGATCATGCTCACCGGCCCCGCGCCGGCGTCGCGCAAGGCGCTCGACAAGGCCGGCCTCACCGTCGACGACCTCGACCTCGTGGAGATCAACGAGGCGTTCGCCGCGGTGGTGCTCCGCTTCGTCCGCGACATGGGCCTCGACATGGAGAAGGTCAACGTGAACGGCGGCGCCATCGCCATGGGGCACCCGCTGGGCGCCACCGGCGGCATGATCCTCGGCACGCTGATCGACGAGCTGCACCGCACGGGCGGCAAGTACGGCCTCGCCACGCTCTGCATCGGCGGCGGCATGGGAATCGCGACGGTTGTGGAGGCAGTTCGATGAGCAGCACCATTCGCTACGAGAAGGACAACGGAGGCGTCGTCATCCTCACCCTCGACGACCCGAACCAGTCCGCCAACACGATGAACGAGGCCTACGCCCGCTCGATGGGCGAGACGGTGGAGCGCCTCGAGCAGGAGAAGGACGACATCACGGGCGTGGTGATCACGTCGGCGAAGAAGACCTTCTTCGCGGGCGGCGACCTTCACGACCTGATCAAGGCCACGCCGGAGGACGCGCCGCAGGTGGCGGCGGGCGTGCGCGAGATCAAGGCGCAGCTGCGCCGGCTCGAGACGCTCGGCAAGCCCGTGGTGGCCGCACTGAACGGCGCCGCGCTCGGCGGCGGCTTTGAGATCGCCCTCGCCGCGCATCACCGCGTGGTGGTGGATGACCCGAAGGCCGTGGTGGGCTTCCCGGAGGTGCAGCTCGGCCTGCTCCCGGGCGGCGGCGGCGTGGTGCGCACGGTGCGCATGCTCGGCATCGTGGACGCGCTGATGCAGCTCCTGCTCCAGGGCCAGCGGCTGCGGCCCGACAAGGCCAAGGAGCTGGGCGTGGTGGACGAGATCGTGGCGACTCAGGACGACCTCATCCCGGCCGCCAAGAAGTGGATCGCCGAGAACCCCGAGGCGCACCAGCCGTGGGACGAGAAGGGCTACAAGATCCCCGGCGGCACGCCATCCAATCCGAAGCTGGCGATGAACCTGCCGGCGTTCCCGGCCAACCTGCGCAAGCAGATCAAGGGCGCGAACTACCCGGCCCCGCACCACATCATGGCCGCGGCGGTGGAGGGCTCGCAGGTGGACTTCGACAACGCCATCGAGATCGAGGGCCGCTACTTCGTGGACCTCGTGTGCGGCCAGGTGTCGAAGAACATGATCCAGGCGTTCTTCTTCGACATGCAGAAGGTGAACGGCGATCGCGACCGGCCCGAGGGCATCGAGCAGTTCCAGCCGAGGAAGATGGTCGTGCTCGGCGCCGGAATGATGGGCGCCGGCATCGCGTACGTGTGCGCGAAGGCGGGCATCGAGGTCGTGCTGAAGGACGTGTCGGCGGAGGCGGCGGAGAAGGGCAAGTCGTACTCAGCCAAGCTGCTCGACAAGCAGATCGAGAAGGGCCGCTCCACGCGCGACAAGGCCGACGAGCTGCTCGCCCGCATCAAGCCGACGTCCGATCCGGCGGACGCTGCGGGCGCCGAGCTCGTGATCGAGGCCGTGTTCGAGGACCCGAAGGTGAAGGCCGAGGTGTTCGCCGAGATCGAGCCGCACCTCGCCGACGGCGCGCTCGTCGCGTCGAACACCTCCACGTTGCCGATCACCGAGCTGGCCGAGGGCGTGTCGCGCCCGGCTGACTTCATCGGGCTGCACTTCTTCAGCCCCGTGGACAAGATGCCGCTGCTCGAGATCATCAAGGGCGAGCAGACCTCGGAGGAGACGCTGTACCGCTCGCTCGACGTGGCCAAGCTCATCAAGAAGACGCCGATCGTGGTGAACGACTCGCGCGGCTTCTTCACGAGCCGCGTGATCGGCACGTTCATAAACGAGGGCATCGCGATGCTCACCGAGGGCGTGCCGGCGCCGTCGATCGAGCAGGCGTCCTCGCAGGCGGGCTATCCGGCTCCGGTGCTCCAGCTGAGCGACGAGCTCAACCTCAAGCTCATGCGCAAGATCCGGAACGCGGCCAAGGAGGCGAACGCCACGGGCAGCGGCTGGGACGCGCATCCGTCCGAGGAGGTGGTGGACCGGATGCTCGACGAGTTCGAGCGGCCCGGCCGCCTCGAGGGGGCGGGCTTCTACGAGTACGAGGACGGCAAGCGCACTCGTCTATGGCCGGGCCTGAAGGAGGCCTTCGGCGGCGAGAACATCGACATCCCGTTCGAGGACCTCAAGGAGCGCATGCTGTTCATCGAGGCGATCGAGACGGTGAAGTGCCTCGACGAGGGCGTGATCGAGTCGGTGGCCGACGCCAACATCGGCTCGATCCTCGGCATCGGCTTCCCCGGCTGGACCGGCGGAGTGCTCCAGTACATCAACGGCTACGAGGGCGGCCCCGCCGGCTTCGTGGCCCGCGCGCGCGAGCTGGCGGAGCGCTATGGCGAGCGCTTCGAGCCACCCGCCTCGCTGGTGGAGAAGGCCGAGCGCGGCGAGCGCTACAGCGACGAGGCGCCGGCTCTCGCCACCGCGTAGAGCACTGGTTGCGGCGGCCCGCGGCTTTCCCGCCGCGGGCTGCCAAAATCCGGCTGTGCTGATCAAGCAGATCGCGCTTCTGGTCGGCGCCTTCGTGATCGCCACACTGCTGGCGCTCGCGTTCGGCGCGAAGAACCTGGGCACCGCGCTCACCTTCGGGCAGATGGCGTTCGCCGCCACCCTGCTCGCCGTGATGATGCTCGCGCGGCGGCCGCGTGCGCGCGATCCGGAGGAGTAGCCGGTGCTCGCGCACATCCACATCGGCGGCGTAACGATCCAGACGTTCGGCGTGTTCTTCGCGCTCAACTTCGTGGCGTGGGGGCTGGTGGCGGCGCGCCGTCTCGGCGAGCTCGGCAAGCCGCCCGACTGGGCATACGAGATCGTCGTCACCGCTGTGGTAGGCGGGCTGATCGGCGCGCGCGCCTACTACCTGATCCAGAACCACTCGTCGCTGCACGGCAGCCTGCTCGGCAACGTGTTCGGCGGGTCGGGGCTGATCTGGTACGGCGGGTTGCTCGGCGGTGCGATCGCCGTGTTGCTCTGGGCGCGCTGGCGCGATTTCTTCAGCCTGCAGCTCGTGGACATCGCGGCCGTGGGACTGCCGCTCGGCTACGCGATCGGCCGGATCGGCTGTCAGGTGGCCGGGGACGGCGACTACGGCAAGCCCTCGTCGCTCCCGTGGGCGATGGGCTACCCGCATGGCACCACGCCCACCCCGCCGGGTGTGACGGTTCAGCCCACGCCGATCTACGAGACGGTGGCGATGGGCTTCGTCGCCCTGCTCCTCTGGCACTGGCGCGACCGCTTCCGGCCGGGCGTGCTGTTTGCGCTCTACCTCGTGTTCGCCGGCATCGAGCGCTTCATCGTGGAGTTCTGGCGCCGGAACTCGCACGTGGCGGCCGGGCTCACCGCCGCGCAGCTCGAGAGCCTCGCGATACTCGTCGTGGGGCTGATCTGGCTCGCGCTGGCGGCTCGCAGCGGCGGTCTGCGCCGCCGCGCCGTGGGACAGCCCGTGGCGTCCGCGGCCGTATAGTCGCTCGCGTTCTGAGCGACTCCAAGGCTTTCAACACGTTGCTTGACGAGGTGGCGGCGCGCACTCCGGCGCCCGGCGGTGGCAGCGCGGCGGCGTGGGCGCTGGCCCTGGCGGCGGCGCTCGTGGAGATGGCGGCGGCGTTCAGCGATCGCGAGGTGGCGGCGGACCTACGTGCGCAAGCGCTGACACTCGCAGACCGAGAGCTCAGCGCGTACGGACCCGTGCTGGAAGCGTCGCGCCTCCCAAAGGACGACCCCGCACGGAGCGAGCGACTCGGCGCTGCGCTCTCCGCCGCGGCCGACTCACCGCTCGAGATCGCGCGGCTGGCGGCGGAGGTGGAGGGCCTCGCGCGCGACCTGGCCGCCCGCGGCAACCGGACGCTCGAGGGCGACGCCAACACCGCCGCGGAGCTGGCGGGCGCGGCCCGGCGGGCGGCCGCGCGCCTTGTGGAGATCAACCTGTCGGCCCGGCCGGACGACCCGCGCCTTGGGGAGGCGAAGCGCCTGCGCGCTTGAAGTGAGCTCCGCGTCCACGCTCGAACCTGGTCTTCGCGCGGACACTGCGGGTGCTGGCCGATGTGGCGGACCTGGGTTAGTGTCGAGCGCATGTCCGGCTGGCGCCGAAACGCCCTCCTCGTAGCGGCGGCTTGCGCGGTGACAGGGGCCTCGGTGCAGGCTGAGCAGCTGCCGCCCGGCTCGGTTCGGGTGCTGCCGCCGCGGCCGGGCGCGCCTGCCACGCTCACGTGGCACGCCTCGTTCGCCCAGCCTCCGGCGGCGCAGCTTCAGGCCTACAACGTGGACATCGCCCGCGGCTACAAGTTCAACCCGCGCGCGGTCCGCAAGACCTGCACCCTGGCTGAGGCTCGGGCATCGAGTTGCCCGGCCGCCAGCAAGATCGGCGGCGGCGGCGGCCAGGTGACCGTCTTCCCGGCGTCCGGACCGCCACAGGAACTCACGCTCGGGATCAAGTTCTTCCTGATCGCGCGCCAGCGGCCGCACGACCTCGCCGGTCTCGTGCTGGCCGCCCACGAGCCGAAGTCGGGCCTGACCTTCAACCTCGTTGGGCGGATGGTCAGATTGCGGGCCAGGCGCTATGGCCTGGAACTGCGCTTCGCGGACACGGCCGCCGAGCTTCCCTCGAACATCACGGTGCAGCTTCACCGCGTGAACGTCCGCTTCGGCGCGCAGCGCAGCGTCACCGTGGGCGCGGGCGGCCATCGCAGGCGGGTGACCTACCACCTGCTCACCAACCCGCCCACCTGCGCGAAACGAGGCTGGCCGTTCCTGCTGACGGTGGCCTACACAACCGGCACCGAGAAATACGCGGCGTACGGCCGCTGCCACAGCTGACCCTCTAGTCAGACCACCAGTCGCGCCTGCCCTCGACGTCCTCGCGGGGAGCCTCGCCGAGATTGGGCGCGCCGATCACGAGAATCTCGAGGCCGTCCGGCCCGGCCTCGTAGCCCCGCCACGTACCAGGCGAGACGCGCACCGCGTCCCACTCCCTGAGCTCGACGATCTCGTCGTCGAGCTTCATCCGGCCGCTCCCGCGGAGGACCACGTACACCTCCTCCTGCCGCCTGTGCGTGTGGCCGTACGGAAAGCGATAGCCGGGCGGGATGCGCTGGTAGCCGAGGCCGGATTGCTCGAGCTCGAGCGCCTGGGTGGCCAGGCGAAACTCCAGGTCCGGCGCGCCGTGGAAGTTCGAGCCGACGTCCTCCAGGTCCTCCTTGAGGTTCCTGACCGTGAACGCCACGGCGGCAATCCTACGGTGCCGGCCGGTAGCCTCGGCCACTTGTTCGACCATGTGGGCATAGCCGTCTCGGACCTCGCGGCCTCCGAGCGCTTCTACCGAACCGTCCTGGGCATCCTGGGCATCGAGCCCAGCTATGCGGGCGCCGACATGGTCGGGTGGGACGACTGGTGGATCGGTCCGACGGACGGCGAGCACCCGGTCACCCGCGGGCTCCACGTGGGCTTCCGTGCCCGCGACCGCTCGCAGGTGGACGCCTTCTGGCAGGCCGGGATCGACGCCGGCTACCGCGACGACGGCGCGCCGGGGCCGCGCGCGCAGTACGGCCCGACCTACTACGGCGGCTTCCTCCTCGACCCCGACGGCAACAGCGTGGAGGCGGTTCATGGCGACCAGGAACACGCCGTGCCGGACGGCAGGATCGATCACCTGTGGATCCGCGTCCGTGACCCTCAGGCCTCCCGGCGCTTCTACACGACGGTTGCCCCACACGCCGGGCTCCGCCTGGCGCACGAGGAGCCTGGCCGCGTGCGCTTCTCAGGCCCCGACTACACCTTCTCGCTCGTCCAGGACGAGCGGCCCCTCACCGAGCACGTCCACCTCGCCTTTCCCGCGCGCGAGGACGCCACGGTGCGCGCGTTCCACGCCGCCGCGCTGGCGGCGGGCTACCGGGACCACGGCGCGCCGGGCGAGCGCGCCGTCTATCACCCGGGCTACTACGGCGCGTTCGTGCTCGACCCGGACGGGCACAACATCGAGGTCGTGAACCACAACGAGGGCTGAGGAGGGCAGCTCAGGCGCTGGCCACCACCTCGCGAACTTCGACGTTATCGACCGTGACTCCGGTCGGCGCGGCCGAGCGCACCATTTCGCTCGCGGCGTTGGCGGCGTCCTCGGACTCCCAGATCGACATCGACAGGCCCGCGTTGTCCTTCCTCGTCCAGTAGCCGGCCACGAAACCGGGCGCTTTCGAGACGCGGGGAATGACCTGCTCCTGTAGCTCGGCCACGGTCGCTCCCGCCTCTTGGTCGCTGATCGTCACGTTGACCACGACTGCGTGCATTGCGCGGCTCCCTTCTTTTTGGATGTCGCGCCGAACCTACCCCAGCTGCGGTACCGGCTGCAATCGGTCGTGACGACGATCCGAATGGTCAGTGCCGGTCCTTCCAGCGCGCCATCCGCATGAACAGCTCCGGCACGGGCGCAACGGCCCGTTCCGGATCGAACTCGCGGTAGGCGGTTTCGACGTTCACCGCGATGCGCTCGCTGTCGCTCCAGCTGGCGAACTCGCCGAGGTCGATGTCGTCGGCGGCGCCCTCGGCGTCCATTCCGGCGTCGAACCGCACGCGCGCCTCGGCGCGCACGTACTCGAGGTAGCGCATCACGCCGCGCACGCCCTCGTCGCCAGTTGGCGGCCCATGCCCCGGCACGAGCAGGCGTGCACCGAGCGACAGGATCGTCTCGCAGGCGCCCAGCCAGTTCGCGAACGTGCCCGCCCACAGGATCGGCGTGGCCTCGATGAACAGCAGGTCGCCCGTGAACGCCACGCCCGCGTCGGGCACGTGCACGATCGAGTCGCTGCCCGTATGAGCCGGCCCGAGCTCGATGAACGTGACCTCGCGCTCGCCCACGCGCAGCTCGAGCCGCCCATCCCAGGTCTCGGACGGCAGGCGCAGTTCCACGCCCTCCCAATCGAAGGGGCCGAAGGCCTCCCTCGCAAAGCGGGTGAACACCGGATCCCCGTGATCGACCTTGAAGAGGAGGTGGACCAGATTCGGCGGAGCGGCCTGCATCTCAGCGACCGCGGTCCGCGTCCCATAGAGGGCGACCCCGGGCGGCAGAAGCTGGTTGCCAAAGCAGTGGTCGCCGTTCGAGTGCGTGTTCATCGCCGCCTCGATCGGGTTTGCGGCGGTGACCGCTCGCATGGAGTCGAGCATCTCGCGCGTGAGCCCCAGGTCGAACAGCGTGTCGACGAGCAGCGAGCTTCCGTTCGAGGTCACGAGCCCCGCATTGCTCCAGCCCCACCCACCGTCCGGCTGGAGATAGGCGAACAGCCCGTCGCCCAATTCGTGCAGGCCCTTCGTGTACGCGACGTCCATACCCGGCGAAAACTATCTCCGCCGGTTAGCCTCCGCACATGACCACAAAGGCCGATTTCACAGAGGAGGAGTGGGCGACGCTGGTGCGCTCACCGATGGTGGCGGGCATGGCGATAACGATCGCCGATCCTGGCGGCCCGATCGAGGTGGTGAAGGAGACCTCCGCCGTGGTGAAGGTGGTGACCCACGAGCAGGCGAGTGGGCTCGTCGGCGAGATCGCAGCTGAGGTGCGTGCGCTTGCCGAGCAGCACAAGAACCCGGTTGGCGACTTCAAGCCGCGGGGCGCGATGGCCGGCAAGGAGATCGTGGACGAGATCGGACGGGCGAGCGAGATCGTCACGAGCAAGGCCACGCCGGACGAGGCCGAGGCGTTCCGCAGCTTCATCATGGAGTGCGCCCAGCGCGCGGCGGAGGCGGCGAAGGAGGGTGGCTTCATGGGCTTCCACGCCGAGCGCGTGAGCCAGGGGGAGAAGGACATGCTCGCGCAGCTCAGCTCGGCTCTGGGCGTCAGTAGCTCCTGACCCGGCCGGCGAGGATGTAGCGAAGTCAGCGCTCGGAGCTCGCCGCCTCGGCTGAGCTCGATCTGCCCTGCCGTAGCAGCCACGACAGCGGCAGCGCGTACCAGAGCCCGGCGAACAGCACGAACATGCAGGTGGTGCTGATCACGGCGGTGGTGGTGCCGAAGAGGAAGTCGGAGATCAGCAGGATCACGCCCACGAGCGCGGT is a window encoding:
- a CDS encoding cupin domain-containing protein — encoded protein: MAFTVRNLKEDLEDVGSNFHGAPDLEFRLATQALELEQSGLGYQRIPPGYRFPYGHTHRRQEEVYVVLRGSGRMKLDDEIVELREWDAVRVSPGTWRGYEAGPDGLEILVIGAPNLGEAPREDVEGRRDWWSD
- a CDS encoding MBL fold metallo-hydrolase, which translates into the protein MDVAYTKGLHELGDGLFAYLQPDGGWGWSNAGLVTSNGSSLLVDTLFDLGLTREMLDSMRAVTAANPIEAAMNTHSNGDHCFGNQLLPPGVALYGTRTAVAEMQAAPPNLVHLLFKVDHGDPVFTRFAREAFGPFDWEGVELRLPSETWDGRLELRVGEREVTFIELGPAHTGSDSIVHVPDAGVAFTGDLLFIEATPILWAGTFANWLGACETILSLGARLLVPGHGPPTGDEGVRGVMRYLEYVRAEARVRFDAGMDAEGAADDIDLGEFASWSDSERIAVNVETAYREFDPERAVAPVPELFMRMARWKDRH
- a CDS encoding cyclodeaminase/cyclohydrolase family protein produces the protein MLDEVAARTPAPGGGSAAAWALALAAALVEMAAAFSDREVAADLRAQALTLADRELSAYGPVLEASRLPKDDPARSERLGAALSAAADSPLEIARLAAEVEGLARDLAARGNRTLEGDANTAAELAGAARRAAARLVEINLSARPDDPRLGEAKRLRA
- a CDS encoding VOC family protein, producing MFDHVGIAVSDLAASERFYRTVLGILGIEPSYAGADMVGWDDWWIGPTDGEHPVTRGLHVGFRARDRSQVDAFWQAGIDAGYRDDGAPGPRAQYGPTYYGGFLLDPDGNSVEAVHGDQEHAVPDGRIDHLWIRVRDPQASRRFYTTVAPHAGLRLAHEEPGRVRFSGPDYTFSLVQDERPLTEHVHLAFPAREDATVRAFHAAALAAGYRDHGAPGERAVYHPGYYGAFVLDPDGHNIEVVNHNEG